In Tamandua tetradactyla isolate mTamTet1 chromosome 7, mTamTet1.pri, whole genome shotgun sequence, the following are encoded in one genomic region:
- the PTGES3 gene encoding prostaglandin E synthase 3 isoform X2, translated as MQPASAKWYDRRDYVFIEFCVEDSKDVNVNFEKSKLTFSCLGGSDNFKHLNEIDLFHCIDPNDSKHKRTDRSILCCLRKGESGQSWPRLTKERAKLNWLSVDFNNWKDWEDDSDEDMSNFDRFSEMMNNMGGDEDVDLPEVDGADDDSQDSDDEKMPDLE; from the exons GCAACCTGCTTCTGCAAAGTGGTACGATCGAAGGGACTATGTCTTTATTGAGTTTTGTGTTGAAGACAGTAAAGATGTTaatgtaaattttgaaaaatccaaACTTACATTCAG ttgTCTTGGAGGAAGtgataattttaaacatttaaacgAAATTGATCTTTTTCATTGTATTGATCCAAAT gATTCCAAACATAAAAGAACGGACAGATCAATATTATGTTGTTTACGGAAAGGAGAATCTGGCCAGTCATGGCCAAGGTTAACAAAAGAAAGGGCAAAg CTTAATTGGCTTAGTGTGGACTTTAATAATTGGAAAGACTGGGAAGATGATTCAGATGAAGACATGTCTAATTTTGACCGTTTCTCTGAG ATGATGAACAACATGGGTGGTGATGAGGATGTAGATTTACCAGAAGTAGATGGAGCAGATGAT